Proteins from one Ficedula albicollis isolate OC2 chromosome 3, FicAlb1.5, whole genome shotgun sequence genomic window:
- the PRDM1 gene encoding PR domain zinc finger protein 1 isoform X2 has translation MKAATQCSSDAVSFKNLVKGREWTMKMDMEDADMTLWTEADFEEKCTYIVNDHPLDPSADGGTLTQAEASLPRNLTFKYSSNCKEVTGVISKEYIPKGTRFGPLVGEIYTSDTVPKNANRKYFWRIYSSGELHHFIDGFNEDKSNWMRYVNPGYSVQEQNLAACQNGMNIYFYTIKPIPANQELLVWYCRDFAERLHYPPSRELTMMNLTQTHINPKQHSADKDELYQKSVPKKEHSVKEILKMESNPPKGKDFFQTNISPVTPEKDLDDLRKNYSPERCFFPRVVYPIRPHIPEDYLKASLAYGMDRPGYITHSPIQASTTPSPSGRSSPDQSLKSSSPHSSPGVTVSPLAPTSQEHREPYSYLNGSYGSEGLGSYPGYAPPGHLSPAFLPSYNPHYPKFLLPPFNMSCNNLSALNNINGINNFNLFPRMYPLYGNLLSGGSLSHHMLNPTTLPSSLPSEGGRRLLQPDHPRDFLIPAPNSAFSITGAAASMKDKPCSPTSGSPTAGTAASSEHIMQPKPTSVVLAATGGEEAMNLIKSKRNVTGYKTLPYPLKKQNGKIKYECNVCSKTFGQLSNLKVHLRVHSGERPFKCQTCNKGFTQLAHLQKHYLVHTGEKPHECQVCHKRFSSTSNLKTHLRLHSGEKPYQCKLCPAKFTQFVHLKLHKRLHTRERPHKCIHCHKSYIHLCSLQVHLKGNCPVAPASGLSMEDLNRINEEIEKFDISDNADKLEEVEDNIDLTSIVEKDILTMLRREMEGANLKVSLQRNLGNGLISSGCNLYESSDMSVMKLPHGHPLPLLPVKVKQETIEPMDP, from the exons gctgctaCACAGTGTAGCTCGGACGCTGTGAGTTTCAAGAATCTGGTGAAAGGGAGAGAGTGGACAATGAAAATGGACATGGAGGATGCTGACATGACTCTGTGGACAGAGGCTGATTTTGAAGAGAAGTGCACATATATTGTAAATGATCACCCGCTGGATCCCAGTGCCGATGGAGGCACCCTAACTCAGGCAGAGGCTTCCTTGCCAAGGAACTTGACTTTCAAATACTCATCTAACTGCAAAGAG GTCACTGGAGTTATAAGCAAAGAGTACATCCCGAAAGGAACACGCTTTGGACCCCTGGTAGGAGAGATCTATACCAGTGATACGGTTCCCAagaatgcaaacagaaaatacttttggCGG ATCTATTCAAGTGGTGAACTTCACCACTTCATTGATGGATTTAACGAGGACAAGAGCAACTGGATGCGTTATGTAAACCCTGGCTACTCTGTTCAGGAGCAGAACTTGGCTGCTTGTCAGAATGGAATGAACATCTACTTCTATACCATCAAGCCCATCCCTGCCAACCAAGAGCTGCTTGTGTGGTACTGCCGAGACTTTGCAGAGAGGCTGCACTATCCCCCCTCCAGAGAGCTGACAATGATGAACCTCA CACAAACCCACATTAATCCAAAGCAGCACAGCGCTGATAAAGATGAGCTTTATCAGAAAAGCGTCCCAAAGAAGGAGCACAGTGTGAAAGAAATCCTGAAAATGGAATCCAATCCTCCTAAAGGAAAAGACTTCTTTCAGACCAACATTTCACCAGTTACTCCAGAAAAAGACTTGGATGATTTACGTAAGAACTATAGCCCGGAGAGGTGTTTCTTCCCTCGAGTTGTCTACCCGATCCGACCTCACATTCCAGAAGACTATCTGAAAGCTTCCTTAGCATATGGCATGGACAGACCCGGCTACATTACTCACTCGCCCATCCAGGCATCTACTACACCAAGTCCttctgggaggagcagcccagaCCAAAGTTTAAAAAGTTCAAGCCCTCACAGTAGTCCAGGGGTCACAGTTTCACCTCTGGCACCTACTTCCCAAGAGCACAGAGAGCCATACTCTTACTTGAACGGATCATATGGCTCAGAAGGATTGGGGTCTTATCCTGGATATGCACCCCCTGGCCACCTCTCACCTGCCTTTCTGCCGTCCTATAACCCCCATTACCCCAAATTTCTGTTACCTCCATTCAACATGAGCTGTAATAACCTGAGCGCTTTGAACAATATCAATGGCATCAACAATTTCAATCTCTTCCCGAGGATGTACCCTCTTTATGGCAACCTTCTCAGTGGAGGTAGCCTTTCCCACCACATGCTCAACCCCACCACGCTCCCCAGCTCATTGCCCAGCGAAGGAGGCCGTCGACTGCTGCAGCCTGATCATCCGAGAGACTTCCTCATACCAGCACCCAACAGTGCCTTCTCGATCACGGGCGCTGCTGCCAGCATGAAGGACAAGCCATGCAGCCCTACCAGTGGGTCCCCCACCGCTGGTACAGCAGCCAGTTCGGAACACATAATGCAACCTAAACCTACCTCAGTGGTGTTGGCTGCCACCGGCGGTGAAGAAGCCATGAATCTCATTAAAAGTAAGAGGAATGTGACCGGTTACAAAACCCTCCCGTACCcactgaaaaagcagaatggGAAGATCAAGTACGAATGCAACGTTTGCTCCAAGACCTTTGGCCAGCTCTCCAATCTGAAG GTGCACCTCCGAGTACACAGCGGAGAGAGACCATTTAAATGCCAGACTTGCAATAAGGGCTTCACGCAGCTGGCTCACCTCCAGAAGCACTATCTGGTACACACGGGAGAAAAGCCCCACGAGTGTCAG GTTTGTCACAAGCGgttcagcagcaccagcaatCTCAAAACCCACCTGCGGCTCCACTCTGGAGAGAAGCCTTACCAGTGCAAGCTCTGCCCAGCCAAATTCACCCAGTTTGTGCACCTGAAGCTGCACAAGCGTCTCCACACCCGGGAACGCCCCCATAAATGCATCCACTGCCACAAGAGCTACATtcacctctgcagcctccaggtCCACCTGAAGGGCAACTGCCCCGTCGCCCCGGCCTCCGGCCTCTCCATGGAGGACCTGAACCGGATCAACGAGGAGATCGAGAAGTTCGACATCAGCGACAATGCTGACAAGCTGGAAGAAGTGGAGGACAATATCGACTTGACATCCATCGTGGAGAAGGATATACTGACCATGCTCAGGAGGGAAATGGAAGGAGCTAACCTGAAAGTCTCTCTACAGAGGAACCTGGGAAATGGGCTTATCTCCTCAGGATGCAACCTTTATGAGTCGTCAGATATGTCAGTTATGAAGTTGCCTCACGGTCACCCACTACCTCTGTTACCTGTAAAGGTCAAGCAAGAAACAATTGAACCAATGGACCCTTAA
- the PRDM1 gene encoding PR domain zinc finger protein 1 isoform X3, whose product MKMDMEDADMTLWTEADFEEKCTYIVNDHPLDPSADGGTLTQAEASLPRNLTFKYSSNCKEVTGVISKEYIPKGTRFGPLVGEIYTSDTVPKNANRKYFWRIYSSGELHHFIDGFNEDKSNWMRYVNPGYSVQEQNLAACQNGMNIYFYTIKPIPANQELLVWYCRDFAERLHYPPSRELTMMNLTQTHINPKQHSADKDELYQKSVPKKEHSVKEILKMESNPPKGKDFFQTNISPVTPEKDLDDLRKNYSPERCFFPRVVYPIRPHIPEDYLKASLAYGMDRPGYITHSPIQASTTPSPSGRSSPDQSLKSSSPHSSPGVTVSPLAPTSQEHREPYSYLNGSYGSEGLGSYPGYAPPGHLSPAFLPSYNPHYPKFLLPPFNMSCNNLSALNNINGINNFNLFPRMYPLYGNLLSGGSLSHHMLNPTTLPSSLPSEGGRRLLQPDHPRDFLIPAPNSAFSITGAAASMKDKPCSPTSGSPTAGTAASSEHIMQPKPTSVVLAATGGEEAMNLIKSKRNVTGYKTLPYPLKKQNGKIKYECNVCSKTFGQLSNLKVHLRVHSGERPFKCQTCNKGFTQLAHLQKHYLVHTGEKPHECQVCHKRFSSTSNLKTHLRLHSGEKPYQCKLCPAKFTQFVHLKLHKRLHTRERPHKCIHCHKSYIHLCSLQVHLKGNCPVAPASGLSMEDLNRINEEIEKFDISDNADKLEEVEDNIDLTSIVEKDILTMLRREMEGANLKVSLQRNLGNGLISSGCNLYESSDMSVMKLPHGHPLPLLPVKVKQETIEPMDP is encoded by the exons ATGAAAATGGACATGGAGGATGCTGACATGACTCTGTGGACAGAGGCTGATTTTGAAGAGAAGTGCACATATATTGTAAATGATCACCCGCTGGATCCCAGTGCCGATGGAGGCACCCTAACTCAGGCAGAGGCTTCCTTGCCAAGGAACTTGACTTTCAAATACTCATCTAACTGCAAAGAG GTCACTGGAGTTATAAGCAAAGAGTACATCCCGAAAGGAACACGCTTTGGACCCCTGGTAGGAGAGATCTATACCAGTGATACGGTTCCCAagaatgcaaacagaaaatacttttggCGG ATCTATTCAAGTGGTGAACTTCACCACTTCATTGATGGATTTAACGAGGACAAGAGCAACTGGATGCGTTATGTAAACCCTGGCTACTCTGTTCAGGAGCAGAACTTGGCTGCTTGTCAGAATGGAATGAACATCTACTTCTATACCATCAAGCCCATCCCTGCCAACCAAGAGCTGCTTGTGTGGTACTGCCGAGACTTTGCAGAGAGGCTGCACTATCCCCCCTCCAGAGAGCTGACAATGATGAACCTCA CACAAACCCACATTAATCCAAAGCAGCACAGCGCTGATAAAGATGAGCTTTATCAGAAAAGCGTCCCAAAGAAGGAGCACAGTGTGAAAGAAATCCTGAAAATGGAATCCAATCCTCCTAAAGGAAAAGACTTCTTTCAGACCAACATTTCACCAGTTACTCCAGAAAAAGACTTGGATGATTTACGTAAGAACTATAGCCCGGAGAGGTGTTTCTTCCCTCGAGTTGTCTACCCGATCCGACCTCACATTCCAGAAGACTATCTGAAAGCTTCCTTAGCATATGGCATGGACAGACCCGGCTACATTACTCACTCGCCCATCCAGGCATCTACTACACCAAGTCCttctgggaggagcagcccagaCCAAAGTTTAAAAAGTTCAAGCCCTCACAGTAGTCCAGGGGTCACAGTTTCACCTCTGGCACCTACTTCCCAAGAGCACAGAGAGCCATACTCTTACTTGAACGGATCATATGGCTCAGAAGGATTGGGGTCTTATCCTGGATATGCACCCCCTGGCCACCTCTCACCTGCCTTTCTGCCGTCCTATAACCCCCATTACCCCAAATTTCTGTTACCTCCATTCAACATGAGCTGTAATAACCTGAGCGCTTTGAACAATATCAATGGCATCAACAATTTCAATCTCTTCCCGAGGATGTACCCTCTTTATGGCAACCTTCTCAGTGGAGGTAGCCTTTCCCACCACATGCTCAACCCCACCACGCTCCCCAGCTCATTGCCCAGCGAAGGAGGCCGTCGACTGCTGCAGCCTGATCATCCGAGAGACTTCCTCATACCAGCACCCAACAGTGCCTTCTCGATCACGGGCGCTGCTGCCAGCATGAAGGACAAGCCATGCAGCCCTACCAGTGGGTCCCCCACCGCTGGTACAGCAGCCAGTTCGGAACACATAATGCAACCTAAACCTACCTCAGTGGTGTTGGCTGCCACCGGCGGTGAAGAAGCCATGAATCTCATTAAAAGTAAGAGGAATGTGACCGGTTACAAAACCCTCCCGTACCcactgaaaaagcagaatggGAAGATCAAGTACGAATGCAACGTTTGCTCCAAGACCTTTGGCCAGCTCTCCAATCTGAAG GTGCACCTCCGAGTACACAGCGGAGAGAGACCATTTAAATGCCAGACTTGCAATAAGGGCTTCACGCAGCTGGCTCACCTCCAGAAGCACTATCTGGTACACACGGGAGAAAAGCCCCACGAGTGTCAG GTTTGTCACAAGCGgttcagcagcaccagcaatCTCAAAACCCACCTGCGGCTCCACTCTGGAGAGAAGCCTTACCAGTGCAAGCTCTGCCCAGCCAAATTCACCCAGTTTGTGCACCTGAAGCTGCACAAGCGTCTCCACACCCGGGAACGCCCCCATAAATGCATCCACTGCCACAAGAGCTACATtcacctctgcagcctccaggtCCACCTGAAGGGCAACTGCCCCGTCGCCCCGGCCTCCGGCCTCTCCATGGAGGACCTGAACCGGATCAACGAGGAGATCGAGAAGTTCGACATCAGCGACAATGCTGACAAGCTGGAAGAAGTGGAGGACAATATCGACTTGACATCCATCGTGGAGAAGGATATACTGACCATGCTCAGGAGGGAAATGGAAGGAGCTAACCTGAAAGTCTCTCTACAGAGGAACCTGGGAAATGGGCTTATCTCCTCAGGATGCAACCTTTATGAGTCGTCAGATATGTCAGTTATGAAGTTGCCTCACGGTCACCCACTACCTCTGTTACCTGTAAAGGTCAAGCAAGAAACAATTGAACCAATGGACCCTTAA
- the PRDM1 gene encoding PR domain zinc finger protein 1 isoform X1 — protein sequence MRIKGCFLFFQAATQCSSDAVSFKNLVKGREWTMKMDMEDADMTLWTEADFEEKCTYIVNDHPLDPSADGGTLTQAEASLPRNLTFKYSSNCKEVTGVISKEYIPKGTRFGPLVGEIYTSDTVPKNANRKYFWRIYSSGELHHFIDGFNEDKSNWMRYVNPGYSVQEQNLAACQNGMNIYFYTIKPIPANQELLVWYCRDFAERLHYPPSRELTMMNLTQTHINPKQHSADKDELYQKSVPKKEHSVKEILKMESNPPKGKDFFQTNISPVTPEKDLDDLRKNYSPERCFFPRVVYPIRPHIPEDYLKASLAYGMDRPGYITHSPIQASTTPSPSGRSSPDQSLKSSSPHSSPGVTVSPLAPTSQEHREPYSYLNGSYGSEGLGSYPGYAPPGHLSPAFLPSYNPHYPKFLLPPFNMSCNNLSALNNINGINNFNLFPRMYPLYGNLLSGGSLSHHMLNPTTLPSSLPSEGGRRLLQPDHPRDFLIPAPNSAFSITGAAASMKDKPCSPTSGSPTAGTAASSEHIMQPKPTSVVLAATGGEEAMNLIKSKRNVTGYKTLPYPLKKQNGKIKYECNVCSKTFGQLSNLKVHLRVHSGERPFKCQTCNKGFTQLAHLQKHYLVHTGEKPHECQVCHKRFSSTSNLKTHLRLHSGEKPYQCKLCPAKFTQFVHLKLHKRLHTRERPHKCIHCHKSYIHLCSLQVHLKGNCPVAPASGLSMEDLNRINEEIEKFDISDNADKLEEVEDNIDLTSIVEKDILTMLRREMEGANLKVSLQRNLGNGLISSGCNLYESSDMSVMKLPHGHPLPLLPVKVKQETIEPMDP from the exons ATGAGGATTAaaggctgttttctttttttccaggctgctaCACAGTGTAGCTCGGACGCTGTGAGTTTCAAGAATCTGGTGAAAGGGAGAGAGTGGACAATGAAAATGGACATGGAGGATGCTGACATGACTCTGTGGACAGAGGCTGATTTTGAAGAGAAGTGCACATATATTGTAAATGATCACCCGCTGGATCCCAGTGCCGATGGAGGCACCCTAACTCAGGCAGAGGCTTCCTTGCCAAGGAACTTGACTTTCAAATACTCATCTAACTGCAAAGAG GTCACTGGAGTTATAAGCAAAGAGTACATCCCGAAAGGAACACGCTTTGGACCCCTGGTAGGAGAGATCTATACCAGTGATACGGTTCCCAagaatgcaaacagaaaatacttttggCGG ATCTATTCAAGTGGTGAACTTCACCACTTCATTGATGGATTTAACGAGGACAAGAGCAACTGGATGCGTTATGTAAACCCTGGCTACTCTGTTCAGGAGCAGAACTTGGCTGCTTGTCAGAATGGAATGAACATCTACTTCTATACCATCAAGCCCATCCCTGCCAACCAAGAGCTGCTTGTGTGGTACTGCCGAGACTTTGCAGAGAGGCTGCACTATCCCCCCTCCAGAGAGCTGACAATGATGAACCTCA CACAAACCCACATTAATCCAAAGCAGCACAGCGCTGATAAAGATGAGCTTTATCAGAAAAGCGTCCCAAAGAAGGAGCACAGTGTGAAAGAAATCCTGAAAATGGAATCCAATCCTCCTAAAGGAAAAGACTTCTTTCAGACCAACATTTCACCAGTTACTCCAGAAAAAGACTTGGATGATTTACGTAAGAACTATAGCCCGGAGAGGTGTTTCTTCCCTCGAGTTGTCTACCCGATCCGACCTCACATTCCAGAAGACTATCTGAAAGCTTCCTTAGCATATGGCATGGACAGACCCGGCTACATTACTCACTCGCCCATCCAGGCATCTACTACACCAAGTCCttctgggaggagcagcccagaCCAAAGTTTAAAAAGTTCAAGCCCTCACAGTAGTCCAGGGGTCACAGTTTCACCTCTGGCACCTACTTCCCAAGAGCACAGAGAGCCATACTCTTACTTGAACGGATCATATGGCTCAGAAGGATTGGGGTCTTATCCTGGATATGCACCCCCTGGCCACCTCTCACCTGCCTTTCTGCCGTCCTATAACCCCCATTACCCCAAATTTCTGTTACCTCCATTCAACATGAGCTGTAATAACCTGAGCGCTTTGAACAATATCAATGGCATCAACAATTTCAATCTCTTCCCGAGGATGTACCCTCTTTATGGCAACCTTCTCAGTGGAGGTAGCCTTTCCCACCACATGCTCAACCCCACCACGCTCCCCAGCTCATTGCCCAGCGAAGGAGGCCGTCGACTGCTGCAGCCTGATCATCCGAGAGACTTCCTCATACCAGCACCCAACAGTGCCTTCTCGATCACGGGCGCTGCTGCCAGCATGAAGGACAAGCCATGCAGCCCTACCAGTGGGTCCCCCACCGCTGGTACAGCAGCCAGTTCGGAACACATAATGCAACCTAAACCTACCTCAGTGGTGTTGGCTGCCACCGGCGGTGAAGAAGCCATGAATCTCATTAAAAGTAAGAGGAATGTGACCGGTTACAAAACCCTCCCGTACCcactgaaaaagcagaatggGAAGATCAAGTACGAATGCAACGTTTGCTCCAAGACCTTTGGCCAGCTCTCCAATCTGAAG GTGCACCTCCGAGTACACAGCGGAGAGAGACCATTTAAATGCCAGACTTGCAATAAGGGCTTCACGCAGCTGGCTCACCTCCAGAAGCACTATCTGGTACACACGGGAGAAAAGCCCCACGAGTGTCAG GTTTGTCACAAGCGgttcagcagcaccagcaatCTCAAAACCCACCTGCGGCTCCACTCTGGAGAGAAGCCTTACCAGTGCAAGCTCTGCCCAGCCAAATTCACCCAGTTTGTGCACCTGAAGCTGCACAAGCGTCTCCACACCCGGGAACGCCCCCATAAATGCATCCACTGCCACAAGAGCTACATtcacctctgcagcctccaggtCCACCTGAAGGGCAACTGCCCCGTCGCCCCGGCCTCCGGCCTCTCCATGGAGGACCTGAACCGGATCAACGAGGAGATCGAGAAGTTCGACATCAGCGACAATGCTGACAAGCTGGAAGAAGTGGAGGACAATATCGACTTGACATCCATCGTGGAGAAGGATATACTGACCATGCTCAGGAGGGAAATGGAAGGAGCTAACCTGAAAGTCTCTCTACAGAGGAACCTGGGAAATGGGCTTATCTCCTCAGGATGCAACCTTTATGAGTCGTCAGATATGTCAGTTATGAAGTTGCCTCACGGTCACCCACTACCTCTGTTACCTGTAAAGGTCAAGCAAGAAACAATTGAACCAATGGACCCTTAA